In a single window of the Zonotrichia leucophrys gambelii isolate GWCS_2022_RI chromosome 2, RI_Zleu_2.0, whole genome shotgun sequence genome:
- the LOC135442902 gene encoding transcription initiation factor TFIID subunit 4-like, giving the protein MSLQQKASILQSHCSHSLSLEDAAKGGEGNQQTLACSAASCPPRTLHPWVTERPGTARRPESRAGSPKEAEPVPQLPQEGRTKAAAQARCAPAGAGEPQPPCAIPVPPEPAANPSPSPGKTHTGGRTDGRAGLPNTHSPAAPAQCAALGLSRGAPLPHPPRAAPPAGRPALPALAASTAASSRPARRFRPRRAPQAPPPARPAPRAPPSGGRERRQRRQGRGAPRGVCAPPCPGLRNGGGHVWSGEK; this is encoded by the coding sequence ATGTCCTTACAGCAGAAGGCATCGATCTTGCAGAgtcactgcagccacagcttaAGCCTGGAAGACGCTGCTAAGGGCGGCGAAGGAAACCAGCAAACCCTCGCGTGCTCCGCCGCTTCCTGCCCACCAAGGACACTGCATCCCTGGGTCACGGAGCGCCCAGGCACAGCTCGCCGCCCCGAGAGCCGCGCAGGAAGCCCCAAGGAAGCCGAGCCCGTCCCGCAGCTCCCGCAGGAGGGGCGGACCAAGGCGGCCGCTCAGGCGCGGTGCGCACCCGCGGGCGCGGGAGAGCCGCAGCCCCCCTGCGCCATCCCGGTGCCGCCGGAGCCTGCAGCCAACCCCAGCCCTTCCCCCGGGAAAACACACACAGGCGGGCGGACTGACGGGCGGGCGGGCCTTCCCAACACACACAGTCCCGCCGCCCCTGCCCAATGcgcagctctggggctctccCGGGGCGCCCCTCTGCCTCATCCCCCCCGTGCAGCGCCCCCCGCCGGCCGCCCCGCGCTACCTGCGCTCGCCGCCTCCACCGCCGCCTCCTCCCGGCCCGCGCGCCGCTTCCGCCCGCGCCGCGCGCCccaagccccgccccccgcccgcccggcgccgCGGGCGCCCCCCAGCGGCGGGAgggagcggcggcagcggcgtcAGGGCCGGGGGGCCCCGCGGGGAGTTTGTGCTCCTCCGTGCCCTGGGCTGCGGAACGGAGGTGGGCATGTTTGGTCTGGAGAAAAGTGA